Part of the Chthoniobacterales bacterium genome is shown below.
TTCCAATTCGGTAGTACACAGGGGACATGGTGGTGGCTCCGGTGGCATCGATCAGACTAGCTGGCCCCAGTGAACTCGGCGGTAGCGGTTTGGCGGCATGCCGTAGCGGGCTTTGAAGCGGGCATACAGATGGCCGACACTCTCGAAGCCCACACTCATTCCAAGCTCGATGATCGGAGTCGCGGTGCAGCGAAGCTGGCACTCGAAAGCCTGCAGTCGCACGGCGTTGACGTATTCCGTCGGAGAGACGCCAAGCCAGGCGCGGGTGGTCCGCGCCACATGCTCGGAGCCACGTCCACACAAACGCACCCATGCCGGCACTCCTTCCCGCATGGCCTCAGGCTCACGGATGCCCCGGCATGCGCGTGCCAGCCAGTCCGGTATTCCCGTCGGCAGCGTCCGGGCTCCGGCACTTACCGCGATCAGGTGCAGCAGGCTCAGCAAAAAGCGATCCAGCTCACGCGCGCTTCGCGATGCCGTGGCCAGTTCGCCGGTCCAGTCGCGCAGCCGGTCGAGTTGCGCACGCTCTAACACCCTGATCTCCGGCAGGCTGGCTTCGGACCACGGCCAAAGAGGATCGTTCTGGAAATAACGGTGCTGGATTTCGCGCAGATGTTCGGTGGAAAAGGCCAGGTTTGCAAAGCCCAGCGGCCCATGCGGCAGTTTTTCCACGCTATGCACATCGTGCGGGCGGATGAAAACCACCGAACCCGCACCCAGATCGAGTGTCACGCCATTGACGTGATGGCGGGCCTTCCCTTGAAAAATCCAGAACACCTCCGCATAGCAATGCGTGTGCATCGAAACCCCCCAGCGACTCGTCCGCAAATCGCTTTGCAAATGAAATATCTCTCCGGGCCGGAGGTAACCGTCAAGTTTCAACACAACAATCATGTCAATACAGAGGAAAAAAATGTCAGATGCAGGGAAGAATTCAACCCCCGATTTGAATTAGTTTGATGCCGATGAAACCACGACTCACCAAGGATCAAGTCGCCCACTACCAGCGTGAGGGCTATGTCATTCCACAGGAAACAATCTTTCCCGCGGAGAAATTTCAAAAACTCAAGGCCCACTTCGAGGCGAAGCTCGCGGCACTACCGTCCGACCAGCGGCCCGAGGGCATGGATGTGCCGCACTTCGCGGATCCGGCATTGTTCGAATGGCTTTTCGCCGATGAGGTGCTTGATCTGGTCGAGCCGATCATCGGGCCGGACATCGCGCTGTTTTCGAGCCACTTCATCTGCAAGCCCAAGGGCAACGGCAAGCGCGTGCCGTGGCACGAGGACTCGGCCTATTGGAGCACCATGCTGCCTTCCTCGATGAACGTCGTCACCGTCTGGTTGGCGATCGATCCCTCCCGCCTTGAAAACGGCTGCATGCAGGTCATCCCCCGCACCCACAACACCGGAAAAATGGGATTTTCCGACTACGACCCGACGGATATCACAAAAAACATTTTCCCCACCGAGGTGACCAAGTCCCAGCGCGACGAGTCGCAGGCCGTCGCGATTGAACTCGAACCGAACCATGCCAGCCTGCACGACGCGCGCATCATCCACGGCAGCGAGCCCAACACGTCCACGCTGCGCCGCTGCGGCTACACGATGCGCTTCATGTCCTCTGCAACGCGCCTCTCGGACTCGGCCCGCAAGTATCACCAGATCTATCTGGCCCGCGGCCGCGACCTCGCCAACCAGCGCTACGCCGATCCGGCGCGGTCCTATGAGGACCTTGTGCAAACCCGCAACGCCCACGGCAAGAACGGTCACTGACCCCAGCCATGGAAATCGTCACCGCCAAATCCAAGTGGGAGGCATGGTCCCTTCCCCTCCGGGATTTTCTCGGACGAGTGGCGCAGGACGGGTTTCAGGCAACGGAGATTTATCTCGGCGGGCTGCCGGTCTCGCCGGAGGAGTGTCGTGATTTGCATGCCGAATACGAACTTCAACTCATCGGGCAGATTGCCGTCCGGCACGGGTCGCTTGACGGCCAGATCCGCGCGCTGGAACAGGAGTATTTGCGCGCCTTGGAATTCGGGCCGCTTAAAATCAACGCCCATCTTGGCCGCGACATACTGACGTTTGCAGACAATCTGGAGATCTTGAGACTGGGCAGCGAATTGGCGGCGGCGCATGGCGTGCCGCTCTGCGTCGAGACGCACCGGCACCACGCCTTGTTCCATCTGCCGGAAACCCGGCGCTATGTCGAGGCGCTGCCCGAACTCCAAATTACCGCCGACCTCTCTCATTTCGTCTGCGTGCATGAATCCACGCTGGAAGACCAGCCGGAGAACCTCGCCGCCATCCTGCCGCGAGTCAGGCACATTCATGCCCGCGTGGGACATTCCGAGGGGCCACAGGTTTCCGATCCCCGCGCCCCGGAATGGCAGGCATGGACCGAACTTTTTTGCGACTGGTGGGGCCGGATGCTCGAACTCGCCCGCGAGCGGGGCGACAAGGCTTTTACCATCACACCCGAGTTCGGCCCGCCGCCTTACATGCCCTGCACCCCGTTTGAAAACCACCCGGTGGCGGATGCATGGGAAATCAATATCTGGATGCGGAGCCTGCTGCTGGAACGCTTTGCCACGCTTCCCCACACGCGAAAAGAACATGACTGGTGACGCGGACCTGTATTCCTTCAAGTTTGACGAAACCAAGTAAGTGACAGAATCGATGAAAAGCGATTTTTGCCCCGGACACCAATGACGACGGCCTTCACCCTCACCATATTGAAACTCCCATCCTCCAACCCATCCGCTCCATGAAGATAACCCTGCTCCTGCTGCTCACCGGTTTCACCAGCCTCCTTGCCCACGCCGCCGATCCGATTGACATCGGTAACCGGCGCGAGCTCTTCGTCGATCGGTTCCTCATCGATCAACTCAGCGGCGTTCGCCTCCAGATCCACACACCTCGCGATGAGGGCATCGCCTTTGCCTTCGACAAACCGTGGGAGGGGCCCTTCAGCGGCATGGTGACCATGATCCAGCTCCCGGACGGCAGTTTGCGCGCTTATTACCGTGGCAAGCCGGTCGCGAGCCGTGACGGCAGCAAGGACGAGGTGACCTGCGTCGCCGAGTCGAAGGACGGCCGCAACTGGACCAAGCCCGAACTCGACCTCTACGAGGCCAACGGCACCAAGGCCAACAACATCGTGCTGATGAACGCCAACCAATCGTGCCACAATTTCAGCCCCTTCCGCGACACACGCCCCGGAGTGCCCGAGACCGAGCATTTCAAGGCCTTCGGCGGAACGGTCGAGAGCGGCATCGCCGCCTGGAAATCGGCTGACGGCTATCGCTGGGAGAGAATGGCCGCCGCGCCGGTCATGTCGAGGGAGACAGTTCCCTACAAATACATATTCGACTCGCAGAACGTGCCCTTCTGGTCGGAGGCCGAGGGCAAATACGTGGCCTACTACCGCGTCTGGGATGGCGACGGCATCCGCCGCATCGCCCGCAGCGAAAGCAGCGACTTCCTCACATGGACCCCGCCGATCCTGCTCGGGTATCGGACCCCCGATGGTCCAGCACCTGTCGAGCATATCTACACGAATCAGACGAGCCCTTATTTTCGGGCGCCGCATCTCTACGTGGCCATCGCGGCACGCTTCATGCCGGGGCGCCAGGTCCTCACTGCCGATCAGGCGAAGGCGATCAATGTGAACCCCGACTATTTCAAGGACATCTCAGACGCCATCTTCATGACGACCCGCCCGGCTGAAGGCGCCGATCATCTCGCCGTCTACGACCGCACCTTTCCCGAAGGCTTCATCCGCGGCGGCATCGGCGCGAAGAACTGGGTTTCGCGGTCGAACTATCCCGCGCTGAATGTCGTTCCCACCGGCCCGGCCGAGGTGTCGGTCTATGTGAACCAGGATTATGCCCAGCCAACCGCCCACCTGCGCCGTTATTCGCTGCGGGTCGATGGATTCGCCTCGCTCCACTGTGGCTATGGCGGCGGATATGCGATCACAAAGCCGATCGTCTTCGCCGGGCGGGAGCTGACCCTGAACTTCTCTACCTCGGCCGCCGGCGGCGTGAAAGTGGCGATCGAGGAACCCGACGGCAAGCCGATCCCGGGCTTTACCGTCGAGGATTGCCAGATGCAGATCGGCAACGAGATCGATCGCAAGGTGACTTGGAAATCCGGAACCGACGTCAGCGCTCTCGCCGGAAAGCCGGTGCGGCTGCGCTTCGTGATGAAGGACGCAGACCTGTATTCCATCAAGTTTGAGGAAACCAAGTAACTGACACCATCTATGAAAACCATCCCACTGATTCTATCACTGCTGGCCGGATCCATGCCCGTTGCCATCACCGCCTCGGAAGCCCCCCAACCCAAGGAACTGCCGCCGATTCCGGAGGTGATTTTCGGGGTCAATCAACTGAACGTCGGCCCGCCTGGATCGGCGATGAAGAGCTGGCCGCTGACCGATGCCGATGCGGAATGGCTCAAGAGCCTTGGCTGCAACACGATCCGTTTTCCGGTGTATCCCGGCGAAGTCGGCATCGATGAAAAGCGATTTTTGACCCGGACTCCGGATGGGAAATTCGACCCTGCGGCACTGGGAAAGCCCGATTGGCGAAGCCTCGACGAGCTGATGGATTGGATGATCCGTCACCAGTTCACGCCCAACGTCTGCCCGTCGCCCGAATTGCATACGGCGGACTGGACATCCAAGACATGGATGTCTCTGCATGTGCCCGAAAATGCCGAACGGGCGGTTTGGTTCACCAAGCTCATCATGGATCATCTGACCGAAAAATACGGCGACCGCATTCTTTACGGCTGGTATGAGGATTGGTGGTGGAACTCCTACAAACACGAGGATAGCCCGCGTTTTCCCGAGGCATTCCGCCAGAAGCTCGCGGAGATGTATGATGGAAAGATCGCCTCGCTGAATGCCGCGTGGGAGTCCACATACGGCAGCTTTTCGGAAGTCGAAGTGCCCGCGCTGATGAGCCGTGGCCCGGAGAGCTACAATCGTGGGGTTGTGGCTCCAGCCGCAATAAACAGTCGCCGGACATTCGACCTGCGCAAGGCCATGGATCTGATGCATCGCGAGGCGCTCACCGAACTCCGTGATTATCTGCACAAAAAGGCACCGGGTGCCTTGTGGACCGGTCCCTGCCTGCTCAATCAACTCGGCGGGCTCGCAGACATCCGCACCGTATCCGTTCCGCGCTGCAACGCCACGATGCGCACCGCAGCGATCACCAGCGACTTATTGTCCGGCGATCTCTACAGCGACACCCTGGAATATTATTCCCACTACCGGACGTATTCCAAATTTGCGGCAGCCGAAGACAAAAAGCTGCTCATTGCCGAGGTTCCGGCCATCAAGCCCCGCTCGTTCGAACTCGTCGCCGATGTCGGCGGTCCCTCCGCAGGCGCACTGGCCTGGTGCGGGAAGTGGGACCTCTGGGGGCTGATCAAAGACGATGGAACCCGCCGCGAAGAAAATGGCAAAGCCTGGCGTAAGTTATACGACACCTATCAGTCCAACCGCAGTCGCTACGCCAAATACCAGCCCGGTTCGATCCATGTCTATTTTCCCGAAGAGACCCTGTCCTACTCCATCTCGGACCTGAATTTCATCGATGCGTTCATGCACATCAGCGATCACATGAAGCCCGAGGAGTTGGAGCTGGTTTTGACCGATGAGCTTTCGTCCCTGCCGGCGGGAACCCCGATTTATGTGCTCGAGCGCACCCTGCCGCTTGCCGCGATCCAGGAGTTGGAGCGCCGCGGGGATGACGTCGTCACATTGCATCACTGGTTCATGGATGAAAACGGTCGGAAACATCCGCGGAAAGCTGCCGGTGGAGACGTCTTCAAGCGGCTCCAAAGCCTGCCCGGCGGCGAGAAGCTGCTGGATGTGTTCCAGCGGGTGGAGGAGCGCGCGAACTGCGCGTCCTTTACCTTCGACGGGGCGCGCATCTCGTCGTCATCCGCCCTGGCGGAAGCCAATGCCGTGCTGCCCGATCGTCCGAACCGGCTCGAAAACCTCATCAACGGAGACACCGTTTCAGGCATCACTTTCAGCGACCGGGAACAGGACGAGTCATTCACGATCCAGCTCGGCAAAGAACGTCGGCTCTATGGTGCGTTTGTGGACTTTTTCCCCGGAGACGGACAGTTCAACGCCGCCTCCCGCATGCCGGAGGGTGTGACCATTTCCATCTCCGATGATGGCAAGGACTTCAAGCAAGTCGCCGTGATTTCAGGAAAGGACATGCGGACGCGAAGCCGCTGCCGGTTTGACCCGGTGAAGGCATCCTGGGTGCGGTTCGATTTTGGCAGGAACCGGAGCGGATCGGGTTTGCGCCTCGTCAATGCCGGCGTTCTCGGCGAGCAGGAAAAACATCAGCCATGAGCCATGCACCGGCCGCCCACAAGTCACTCAGGGAATCCCTTCCTCTGCGTGAGAAAATCGCCTATGGCCTAGGCGGAGGATCAGAAATCCTGATGGCCAACGTCATCCTCAAGCTGGCCCTCCCGGTCTATCACCTAGGGCTTGGCGTAAGCG
Proteins encoded:
- a CDS encoding helix-turn-helix domain-containing protein; protein product: MIVVLKLDGYLRPGEIFHLQSDLRTSRWGVSMHTHCYAEVFWIFQGKARHHVNGVTLDLGAGSVVFIRPHDVHSVEKLPHGPLGFANLAFSTEHLREIQHRYFQNDPLWPWSEASLPEIRVLERAQLDRLRDWTGELATASRSARELDRFLLSLLHLIAVSAGARTLPTGIPDWLARACRGIREPEAMREGVPAWVRLCGRGSEHVARTTRAWLGVSPTEYVNAVRLQAFECQLRCTATPIIELGMSVGFESVGHLYARFKARYGMPPNRYRRVHWGQLV
- a CDS encoding phytanoyl-CoA dioxygenase family protein, which encodes MKPRLTKDQVAHYQREGYVIPQETIFPAEKFQKLKAHFEAKLAALPSDQRPEGMDVPHFADPALFEWLFADEVLDLVEPIIGPDIALFSSHFICKPKGNGKRVPWHEDSAYWSTMLPSSMNVVTVWLAIDPSRLENGCMQVIPRTHNTGKMGFSDYDPTDITKNIFPTEVTKSQRDESQAVAIELEPNHASLHDARIIHGSEPNTSTLRRCGYTMRFMSSATRLSDSARKYHQIYLARGRDLANQRYADPARSYEDLVQTRNAHGKNGH
- a CDS encoding glycoside hydrolase family 32 protein, which produces MRSMKITLLLLLTGFTSLLAHAADPIDIGNRRELFVDRFLIDQLSGVRLQIHTPRDEGIAFAFDKPWEGPFSGMVTMIQLPDGSLRAYYRGKPVASRDGSKDEVTCVAESKDGRNWTKPELDLYEANGTKANNIVLMNANQSCHNFSPFRDTRPGVPETEHFKAFGGTVESGIAAWKSADGYRWERMAAAPVMSRETVPYKYIFDSQNVPFWSEAEGKYVAYYRVWDGDGIRRIARSESSDFLTWTPPILLGYRTPDGPAPVEHIYTNQTSPYFRAPHLYVAIAARFMPGRQVLTADQAKAINVNPDYFKDISDAIFMTTRPAEGADHLAVYDRTFPEGFIRGGIGAKNWVSRSNYPALNVVPTGPAEVSVYVNQDYAQPTAHLRRYSLRVDGFASLHCGYGGGYAITKPIVFAGRELTLNFSTSAAGGVKVAIEEPDGKPIPGFTVEDCQMQIGNEIDRKVTWKSGTDVSALAGKPVRLRFVMKDADLYSIKFEETK